In Deltaproteobacteria bacterium, one genomic interval encodes:
- a CDS encoding TIGR00159 family protein, with protein sequence MQELYNLRWQDGVDIILVAILIYQLILLLRGTQGIQVLAGMVILFLAYWGARRLNLFTLEWVLESFVKSFLLIVIILFQADIRRVLSRMGRRAIIRPSIPVPKALEEICAAADSLASKKIGGLIVLERQAQLNDYLEGAIRLDALVTRELLTSLFWPHTPTHDGAVIVQGDLIIAAGCVLPLSRRPGIDKTMGTRHRAGLGITENTDAVALIISEERGQVSLAQGGKMIPNLSRVQLLQTLEEIFIREKESEQESWLAKIFNFTEQK encoded by the coding sequence ATGCAAGAATTATATAATCTGCGGTGGCAAGATGGGGTGGATATCATTTTGGTGGCCATCCTGATCTACCAGTTGATCCTGCTCTTACGAGGCACCCAAGGCATTCAGGTATTGGCCGGTATGGTCATTCTGTTCTTAGCTTACTGGGGCGCTCGGCGGCTGAATTTATTTACTTTAGAGTGGGTGCTAGAAAGTTTTGTCAAAAGCTTCCTATTGATTGTGATCATCCTTTTCCAGGCCGATATCCGCCGGGTATTAAGCCGCATGGGCCGACGCGCCATCATCCGCCCATCTATTCCGGTGCCCAAAGCCCTGGAAGAAATCTGTGCCGCCGCTGATTCCTTGGCCAGTAAAAAAATCGGCGGTCTGATCGTGCTGGAGCGGCAGGCCCAGCTGAACGATTACCTCGAAGGCGCTATCCGACTCGATGCCCTGGTCACCCGCGAACTGCTCACCAGTCTTTTCTGGCCCCATACCCCCACCCATGATGGGGCGGTCATTGTCCAGGGTGACTTGATTATTGCGGCCGGCTGCGTTCTTCCTTTATCCCGCCGTCCCGGGATTGACAAAACTATGGGAACCCGACACCGGGCAGGGTTGGGCATTACTGAAAATACCGATGCGGTGGCCTTAATCATCTCGGAGGAAAGGGGTCAGGTGTCCCTTGCCCAGGGTGGCAAAATGATTCCCAATCTCAGCCGGGTACAACTCTTACAAACCTTAGAGGAAATTTTTATCCGAGAAAAAGAAAGTGAACAAGAAAGCTGGCTGGCAAAAATTTTTAACTTCACTGAGCAAAAATAA
- the terL gene encoding phage terminase large subunit has translation MTLKRKLTRTEFRQRVDEILIRLNLEVTSFLPETEGQREDRLQRAARDPLFFCKTYLPHYFSQAPAPFQYELVKLLEQRAVLKSPEAEPEKEAEGNDGLATAVTPVVVAAPREFAKTTLCSFGYVLHQICFGKRHFIIIGSDTEDLASDLTGYIYLELLYNDRIRDDFGELVKGNRPVNDFVTTNDIRVKARGRGQRLRGLKHRQWRPDLVILDDLENDTNVRNPKIVQQILNWVKSAVYPAIDAGGNLFIIGTVLRWHSALHIMLTSEEEPYCYFGRRIYRAIQEDGTSLWEAKHPLKKLLLEKQLMGTVAFNREKMNEPVQEAGLFQQQWIHYYHPDCLKDRNLIVTGFFDPSIESGASADYKACVTVGFDSKEMVFYVLDAFIQKATLEHTLNIIFDRHQEFNYHLLGVEDNLFQRLLLKEFERLGQERGQILPIKGVTNRIAKETRIAGLSPLLERGKIRFIRGHSDQELLIEQLLYFPSASIHDDGPDALEGAIRLAQRLPVGLPRYAPLQKRAFGSRGAY, from the coding sequence ATGACTCTGAAAAGGAAGTTGACTCGGACTGAGTTTCGGCAGCGGGTGGATGAGATATTGATCCGGCTGAATCTGGAAGTGACCTCCTTCCTTCCCGAGACCGAGGGTCAGCGGGAAGATCGGCTCCAACGGGCGGCCCGGGACCCCCTATTTTTTTGTAAGACCTATCTGCCGCACTATTTTTCTCAGGCCCCAGCCCCCTTTCAGTATGAGTTAGTGAAGTTATTAGAACAAAGAGCAGTATTAAAGAGCCCGGAGGCGGAGCCGGAGAAGGAAGCGGAGGGAAACGACGGCCTGGCGACTGCGGTAACCCCGGTAGTGGTGGCGGCCCCCCGGGAATTTGCCAAGACGACCTTATGTTCTTTCGGGTATGTGCTGCATCAAATCTGCTTTGGCAAACGTCATTTTATCATTATCGGTAGTGATACCGAAGACCTGGCCAGCGACCTGACGGGATACATCTACTTGGAATTATTATACAATGATCGGATACGAGATGATTTCGGGGAACTGGTGAAGGGCAACCGTCCAGTCAATGATTTTGTGACCACAAATGACATTCGCGTCAAGGCCCGGGGGCGGGGGCAAAGGCTGCGCGGCCTCAAGCACCGCCAATGGCGTCCGGATCTGGTGATCTTGGATGACTTGGAAAACGATACCAATGTCCGCAACCCAAAAATCGTCCAGCAAATATTAAACTGGGTCAAGTCAGCCGTCTACCCGGCCATCGATGCCGGGGGAAATCTGTTTATTATCGGCACGGTGTTGCGTTGGCATAGTGCCCTTCACATCATGCTGACCAGTGAGGAGGAACCTTACTGCTATTTCGGGCGCCGCATCTACCGGGCCATTCAGGAAGATGGCACCTCTTTATGGGAGGCCAAGCACCCCCTGAAGAAGCTGTTGTTGGAGAAGCAATTGATGGGGACCGTAGCGTTCAATCGGGAAAAGATGAACGAACCGGTCCAGGAAGCCGGGCTGTTCCAGCAACAGTGGATCCATTATTACCATCCGGATTGTTTAAAGGATCGAAATTTAATTGTCACTGGATTCTTTGACCCATCTATTGAAAGCGGGGCCAGCGCCGATTACAAAGCCTGTGTCACGGTAGGTTTCGATTCCAAGGAAATGGTCTTTTATGTCCTGGATGCCTTTATTCAGAAGGCCACCTTAGAACACACCTTAAATATCATTTTTGATCGACATCAAGAATTTAATTACCATCTGTTAGGAGTGGAAGACAATCTTTTCCAGCGGTTGCTCCTCAAGGAGTTTGAGCGCCTGGGTCAGGAGCGGGGCCAGATTCTGCCCATCAAAGGAGTGACCAACCGGATAGCCAAGGAGACCCGGATTGCCGGTCTATCACCTCTGTTGGAGCGAGGTAAGATCCGGTTTATCCGAGGACATTCCGATCAGGAACTTTTAATCGAGCAATTGCTTTATTTTCCTTCGGCGTCGATCCATGATGATGGCCCTGACGCGTTGGAAGGAGCTATCCGGCTGGCCCAGAGATTGCCGGTAGGGTTGCCCCGTTATGCGCCGCTGCAGAAGCGGGCCTTTGGGAGCAGAGGAGCGTACTGA
- a CDS encoding Mu-like prophage major head subunit gpT family protein has product MRGLANLADIYRSARALFYETMSQVPALYEKVAMVVPSTTSQNDYKWLGEVPMMTEWLGNRRIQDLKAYSYTLVNQEWANGITLHKNEIADDQLGMFTYLVKALAEQAAHHINQQVFGLLPQGFSTACYDGQNFFDTDHPVGSGTQSNFAGGTGTAWYLLDTSRVIKPLIFQKRSEVEFTSLDRPEDQEVFLSGRYLYGANYRGSFGYGLWQLAYASKETLNATNYSLARAAMTAFTNDEGVPLGIMPNMLVVPPSLEAAAREILHADFILGDTTAGGSKSNIWRSSADLLVVHWLS; this is encoded by the coding sequence ATGCGTGGATTAGCAAATCTGGCCGATATTTATCGCAGTGCCCGGGCCTTGTTTTATGAAACCATGAGCCAGGTCCCCGCCTTGTATGAAAAGGTAGCCATGGTGGTGCCTTCCACTACCAGCCAGAATGATTACAAATGGCTGGGGGAAGTGCCGATGATGACTGAATGGCTAGGCAATCGACGGATTCAGGATTTAAAGGCTTACAGTTATACCCTGGTCAACCAGGAGTGGGCCAACGGTATCACCCTCCATAAGAACGAGATCGCCGATGATCAGCTGGGAATGTTTACCTACTTGGTGAAGGCTCTGGCTGAACAGGCGGCCCATCATATCAACCAACAGGTTTTCGGCCTGCTGCCGCAAGGCTTTAGCACCGCCTGCTACGACGGTCAAAATTTCTTTGATACGGACCATCCGGTAGGGAGCGGCACCCAAAGCAACTTCGCGGGGGGGACGGGGACCGCCTGGTATCTGCTGGATACCTCACGGGTAATCAAACCGCTGATCTTCCAGAAGCGCAGTGAGGTGGAATTCACCTCTTTGGATCGGCCCGAGGACCAGGAAGTCTTTTTATCGGGACGCTACCTGTATGGAGCCAATTATCGGGGTTCGTTTGGCTATGGCCTGTGGCAATTGGCCTATGCCTCCAAAGAGACCTTGAATGCCACCAATTATTCTCTGGCTCGGGCGGCGATGACCGCGTTTACCAATGACGAAGGGGTGCCGCTGGGGATTATGCCCAATATGCTGGTGGTGCCGCCCTCTTTGGAGGCCGCGGCCCGGGAGATTTTACATGCTGATTTCATCCTGGGCGATACCACTGCCGGGGGCAGCAAAAGTAATATCTGGAGAAGCTCGGCCGACTTGTTGGTGGTCCATTGGCTAAGTTAG
- a CDS encoding DUF1834 family protein, protein MADYTIKEIEDAILAALTDRLGSYVKTIESYQGQLEADLGEFAWRLPASLVMLKDTQVRKAAAHSYDLKLTFSIIVADRNLRGNQQGRLGNTGAYQMLEDVRLALWDQDLGLEVNPFMLLREEALINNRQVAVFAADYQTQVVVSFG, encoded by the coding sequence ATGGCGGATTACACCATTAAAGAGATTGAGGATGCGATTTTAGCGGCATTGACCGACCGGTTGGGGTCCTATGTCAAGACCATTGAAAGTTACCAGGGACAGCTGGAGGCGGATCTGGGGGAGTTTGCCTGGCGCCTTCCTGCGTCTTTGGTCATGTTGAAGGACACCCAGGTTAGAAAAGCCGCAGCCCACAGTTATGACCTGAAACTGACCTTCAGCATTATCGTGGCCGACCGCAACCTGCGGGGAAATCAGCAAGGGCGATTGGGCAATACCGGGGCCTATCAGATGTTAGAAGATGTACGGTTGGCGTTGTGGGATCAGGACCTGGGATTGGAGGTCAATCCTTTTATGCTGCTCAGGGAAGAGGCTCTGATCAATAATCGCCAGGTAGCGGTGTTTGCCGCCGATTATCAGACTCAAGTGGTTGTAAGTTTTGGATAA
- the ftsH gene encoding ATP-dependent zinc metalloprotease FtsH yields MNNRLTPFYKNLALWLLISLVMIFLFNFFNRPQSAREKIQVSYSQFLDLVNEGKVASVTLQGEEIVGKKLDGQDFRTYSPHDPELIKILRDKGVEIVAKPVEDSPWYTNFLISWLPMLLLVGVWIFFMRQMQAGGGKAMSFGKSRARLLSENTVKITFNDVAGIEEVKDEVSEIIEFLKDPKRFSRLGGRIPKGVLLVGPPGTGKTLLARAIAGEAGVPFYSISGSDFVEMFVGVGAARVRDLFLQGKKNSPCIIFIDEIDAVGRHRGAGLGGGHDEREQTLNQLLVEMDGFEANEGVILIAATNRPDVLDPALLRPGRFDRQVVVPIPDLKGREAILKVHTRKTPIADLVDLSVLARGTPGFSGADLENLVNEAALFAARANKDRLTMEDFEHAKDKILMGSERKSMILSDEEKRNTAYHESGHTLVARLLPGTDPIHKVTIIPRGRALGVTQQLPLDEKHTYSKEYLLNTLIVLLGGRAAEELVLKHLTTGAGNDIERATDLARKMVCDWGMSEELGPLTFGKREEQIFLGREISQHRDYSEETARKIDAEIKKLITDCHQRATELLCNNLPKLHALAQALLEKETLGSAEIDEIIHGPTPADRSPEPEDTQDSPVSQSLLVQQA; encoded by the coding sequence ATGAACAATCGTCTCACCCCTTTCTATAAAAACCTGGCTCTCTGGCTCCTGATAAGCCTGGTGATGATCTTTCTTTTTAATTTTTTTAATCGACCCCAGTCAGCGCGCGAAAAAATTCAGGTAAGCTATAGCCAGTTTCTGGATCTGGTTAATGAAGGCAAGGTAGCCAGTGTCACTTTGCAGGGGGAAGAAATAGTTGGAAAAAAACTAGACGGCCAAGACTTCCGCACTTATTCTCCCCATGATCCAGAATTAATCAAAATTTTGCGGGATAAAGGTGTCGAAATCGTCGCCAAACCCGTAGAAGATTCCCCTTGGTACACCAACTTCCTGATCTCTTGGCTGCCGATGCTCCTTCTGGTCGGTGTCTGGATCTTTTTCATGCGGCAAATGCAAGCCGGGGGCGGAAAGGCCATGTCCTTTGGCAAAAGCCGGGCCCGACTGTTGTCCGAGAACACCGTCAAAATAACCTTTAATGATGTCGCCGGGATTGAAGAGGTCAAGGATGAAGTAAGTGAGATTATTGAGTTCCTCAAAGATCCCAAGAGATTTTCGCGCCTAGGGGGGCGGATCCCGAAGGGCGTTTTACTTGTCGGTCCTCCCGGGACTGGCAAGACGTTGTTAGCCCGCGCCATTGCCGGTGAGGCAGGTGTCCCCTTCTACAGCATCAGTGGTTCCGACTTTGTCGAGATGTTTGTCGGGGTCGGGGCAGCCCGGGTCCGCGATCTTTTCCTCCAGGGGAAGAAAAATTCTCCCTGTATTATATTTATCGATGAAATCGACGCGGTCGGCCGCCACCGGGGAGCTGGGCTCGGAGGGGGCCACGACGAACGCGAACAGACCCTCAACCAACTACTGGTTGAAATGGACGGCTTTGAAGCCAATGAAGGGGTTATCCTGATTGCTGCCACTAACCGCCCTGACGTCTTGGACCCCGCCCTGCTCCGTCCCGGACGCTTTGACCGCCAGGTAGTGGTTCCCATACCTGATCTCAAAGGTCGAGAGGCTATCCTCAAGGTTCATACCCGTAAAACCCCGATTGCCGATCTGGTCGATCTCTCCGTCCTGGCTCGGGGAACCCCGGGTTTTTCAGGGGCTGATCTCGAAAATCTGGTTAACGAGGCCGCCCTGTTCGCGGCTCGAGCCAACAAAGATCGCCTCACCATGGAAGATTTTGAACACGCCAAAGACAAGATCCTGATGGGCTCGGAACGCAAAAGCATGATCCTTTCCGATGAGGAAAAAAGGAATACTGCTTACCATGAATCCGGCCATACACTGGTAGCCAGGCTTCTCCCGGGGACCGATCCGATCCACAAAGTTACCATCATCCCCCGGGGGCGAGCCCTGGGCGTAACCCAACAGCTTCCTTTGGACGAAAAACATACCTATTCAAAAGAATATTTGCTCAATACCCTGATCGTCCTATTGGGAGGGCGAGCTGCCGAAGAACTGGTCCTGAAACATCTCACAACCGGGGCCGGCAACGACATTGAACGGGCCACCGATCTGGCCCGCAAGATGGTCTGCGATTGGGGCATGAGTGAGGAATTGGGTCCTCTCACCTTTGGTAAACGCGAAGAGCAGATTTTCTTGGGACGAGAGATTTCCCAACACCGTGATTATAGCGAAGAAACCGCCCGCAAGATCGACGCTGAAATAAAGAAGCTAATCACTGATTGTCATCAGCGGGCCACCGAACTTCTCTGCAACAACCTGCCCAAATTGCATGCCTTGGCGCAAGCCTTACTGGAAAAGGAAACCCTGGGATCTGCCGAAATTGATGAAATCATACATGGTCCCACTCCAGCGGACCGTTCGCCTGAACCCGAAGATACCCAGGATTCCCCAGTATCCCAATCTCTACTCGTCCAGCAGGCGTAA
- a CDS encoding response regulator, with product MVIDNQILSPGQNQRVRSEFKGMNFLVVDDMAAIREVLCLMLVKLGVRELIEEAGDGLEAIAKLKETQIDFIISDINMPRLNGLELHKWLRNSKKFRNIPFLMITGEVPEETVAAAIVGELDGYLLKPFQLATLEVKILELIKKKQNHAAEKISFSKA from the coding sequence ATGGTAATCGATAACCAAATCCTATCTCCCGGCCAGAATCAACGAGTTCGATCCGAGTTTAAAGGGATGAATTTTTTAGTAGTCGATGATATGGCGGCTATCCGAGAAGTTTTGTGTCTGATGCTGGTTAAGCTAGGGGTGCGGGAACTGATCGAAGAAGCCGGCGATGGTCTGGAAGCCATTGCAAAATTAAAAGAGACCCAAATAGATTTCATTATTAGTGACATCAATATGCCCCGTTTGAATGGCTTAGAACTCCATAAATGGCTGCGTAATTCCAAAAAATTCCGAAATATCCCATTTTTAATGATTACCGGCGAAGTCCCGGAGGAAACCGTTGCCGCGGCAATTGTCGGTGAATTGGACGGCTATTTGCTAAAACCATTCCAGCTGGCTACCCTTGAAGTCAAGATTCTTGAATTAATCAAGAAGAAACAAAATCATGCCGCCGAGAAGATTAGCTTCAGCAAGGCCTAA
- a CDS encoding helix-turn-helix domain-containing protein — MEFINRKRLFRPDEVAQLLDLSRRTIYRMIRDGRLNGVRLGSRPWRVPREALIALCPEIFNPHTTRY, encoded by the coding sequence ATGGAATTTATCAACAGAAAACGGTTATTCCGTCCGGACGAAGTTGCCCAGCTGCTGGACCTCTCACGCCGGACCATCTATCGCATGATCCGTGATGGTCGATTAAACGGGGTGCGCCTGGGATCTCGTCCCTGGCGAGTTCCTCGAGAAGCGCTGATAGCTCTGTGTCCGGAAATTTTTAACCCTCACACTACTAGATATTAG
- a CDS encoding DUF1320 domain-containing protein produces MAYCSQDDLLKMIPLEELAEITSESGGTPDAAVVAEAIAKADSEIDAYCGVQYLVPFDPVPDRVKSLSVDIALYHLYSRRSVAPVVRRQKYEDALVQLKAIAQGTAVVSVSGSTATSTGREVTEMTSEARVFSRTYLGRW; encoded by the coding sequence ATGGCCTATTGCAGCCAAGATGATCTGCTGAAGATGATTCCCTTGGAAGAACTGGCTGAAATCACCAGCGAGTCCGGGGGTACGCCCGATGCCGCGGTGGTGGCGGAGGCGATTGCCAAGGCCGATAGTGAGATCGATGCCTACTGTGGCGTGCAGTACCTGGTGCCGTTTGATCCGGTTCCGGATCGAGTCAAGTCATTATCGGTGGACATTGCTTTGTATCATCTTTATTCCCGGCGGAGTGTGGCCCCCGTGGTCAGACGGCAGAAGTATGAGGATGCGCTGGTGCAGCTTAAGGCCATTGCCCAGGGGACCGCAGTGGTGAGCGTTTCCGGCAGCACCGCCACGTCCACCGGCCGGGAGGTGACTGAGATGACCAGCGAGGCGCGGGTATTTAGCCGGACCTACCTGGGAAGATGGTAG
- a CDS encoding helix-turn-helix domain-containing protein, translating to MNQDRLLRPREVAQRLGVSRSTVYRWFWEGKLRGIKLSEGSLRILESSVQLMLEVIW from the coding sequence ATGAATCAGGACCGATTGTTACGACCGCGAGAGGTGGCTCAGCGATTAGGGGTATCGCGCTCCACGGTTTATCGCTGGTTTTGGGAGGGCAAGCTAAGAGGCATCAAGTTAAGCGAGGGAAGTCTACGGATTTTGGAGAGCTCGGTGCAGTTGATGTTGGAAGTGATCTGGTGA
- the folP gene encoding dihydropteroate synthase gives MDQRAVTLGGAGLSSVLRPARRFTIGHHSYDLSLRALIMGVINVTQNSFSDGGQFFEPQAALEHAQAMVAAGADIIDIGGESTRPFATPISLQEELDRVIPIIETLRSRSEVLISIDTYKAVVAQRALKAGANLINDISALRFDPDMADLVAETGVPVVLMHMQGTPQNMQIKPQYQNLIGEIKTFFQERLAFAVAHGISRSRIILDPGIGFGKNWQHNLELIQRLDEFQELGCPILLGPSRKAFIGKVLDLPVTQRDIGTLGVIAVALMRGANIIRTHNVLWGRQVINMVEAILHSYPK, from the coding sequence ATGGACCAGCGGGCGGTGACCTTAGGCGGTGCCGGGTTAAGTTCCGTTCTGCGGCCGGCTCGCCGATTCACCATCGGCCATCATTCCTATGATCTCTCTCTCCGAGCCTTGATCATGGGGGTGATTAATGTGACCCAAAATTCTTTTTCCGATGGTGGCCAATTCTTCGAACCGCAGGCAGCTCTGGAGCATGCTCAGGCAATGGTCGCCGCAGGCGCCGATATTATTGATATCGGCGGTGAATCGACCCGGCCCTTTGCCACCCCAATTTCTCTCCAGGAAGAACTGGATCGAGTCATCCCGATCATTGAAACCCTTCGCAGCCGGTCAGAAGTCCTTATTTCTATTGATACCTATAAAGCTGTGGTCGCCCAAAGGGCCCTGAAAGCCGGAGCCAACCTAATCAATGACATCAGTGCCCTGCGCTTTGATCCGGACATGGCTGACCTGGTGGCCGAAACCGGGGTGCCGGTAGTCTTGATGCATATGCAGGGTACTCCCCAAAATATGCAGATCAAACCCCAATACCAGAATCTGATCGGCGAGATCAAAACGTTTTTCCAGGAACGTCTGGCCTTTGCCGTTGCCCATGGTATATCTCGTTCCCGGATCATCCTGGACCCAGGCATCGGGTTTGGCAAAAACTGGCAACATAATCTGGAATTAATCCAAAGACTGGACGAATTTCAGGAACTCGGCTGCCCGATCCTCCTGGGGCCATCGCGCAAAGCCTTCATCGGTAAAGTTCTTGATCTCCCGGTTACTCAGCGTGATATCGGCACCCTAGGGGTCATTGCCGTGGCCCTGATGCGCGGGGCCAACATCATCCGGACCCATAACGTCTTGTGGGGCCGCCAGGTAATCAACATGGTGGAGGCCATCCTCCACAGTTACCCAAAATAA
- a CDS encoding DUF935 domain-containing protein, with amino-acid sequence MALKDFFSWVAHRGRRLDKKKVSPVTEEIAAVNLQDRWSTYPSAGLTPERLVAIFREADYGDIYRQAELFEEMEEKDPHLAGILQTRKLAVLSLDYDILPYSDTPQDRQIAGFVGDIIFGLDDFEDTLLDLLDAIGKGIAVSEIFWDVVDNRAVVSGLRWINQKKLCFSDSLTPRILTDQERWRGIEPPEWKIIYHRYKARSGYDTRAGMLRVVAWMYLFKNYALKDWATFNEVFGMPLRLGKYEPSASQVDRDALVAAIRALGTDAAGVISKNTEIEFVEISARQSGQNIPYLVMAEFCNREMSKAILGQTLTTDTAGSTGTYSAAKTHNLVRQDLLRADAEALSRTLRSQLIQPLVGFNFGWDRPLPWFRFKYAEEEDLKTLSEVYVNLDKIGYPLTQEHVAERFGIPLPEPGQKLIQSQAPPNTD; translated from the coding sequence ATGGCCTTAAAGGATTTTTTCAGTTGGGTCGCCCACCGAGGGCGAAGGTTAGATAAGAAAAAGGTGAGTCCGGTGACTGAGGAAATCGCCGCGGTCAATTTACAGGACCGATGGAGCACTTATCCCAGTGCCGGTCTGACGCCGGAGCGTTTGGTAGCTATCTTCCGGGAGGCAGATTACGGGGATATTTACCGTCAGGCCGAACTCTTTGAAGAGATGGAAGAAAAAGACCCGCATCTGGCGGGTATTCTGCAAACCCGCAAACTGGCAGTGTTGAGCCTTGATTACGACATCTTGCCTTATAGCGATACGCCTCAGGATCGACAGATTGCCGGATTTGTAGGGGATATTATCTTTGGGTTGGACGATTTTGAGGACACCCTGCTTGATCTGCTCGATGCCATCGGCAAGGGCATTGCGGTCAGCGAAATCTTCTGGGACGTCGTGGATAATCGGGCGGTGGTTAGCGGATTGCGCTGGATAAACCAGAAAAAACTCTGCTTTTCCGACAGCTTAACGCCTCGGATTCTTACTGATCAGGAGCGTTGGCGGGGGATTGAGCCGCCGGAATGGAAGATCATCTATCATCGTTACAAAGCTCGCAGTGGCTACGATACCCGGGCCGGGATGCTGCGAGTTGTGGCCTGGATGTATCTATTCAAAAATTATGCTCTGAAAGATTGGGCTACCTTTAATGAGGTCTTTGGTATGCCCTTGCGGTTGGGAAAGTATGAACCCTCCGCCAGTCAGGTGGATCGGGATGCCCTAGTAGCGGCGATCCGGGCTCTGGGGACCGATGCTGCCGGGGTGATCAGTAAGAATACCGAGATCGAATTTGTGGAGATTTCGGCCCGGCAATCGGGGCAAAATATCCCGTATTTAGTGATGGCGGAATTTTGTAATCGGGAGATGTCCAAGGCCATTCTAGGGCAGACCCTGACCACCGATACCGCCGGCAGCACTGGGACATATAGTGCTGCCAAAACCCATAATCTGGTGCGACAGGATCTGCTGCGGGCAGATGCCGAGGCCTTGAGTCGTACTTTGCGGTCTCAGTTGATTCAACCCCTGGTAGGGTTTAATTTCGGATGGGATAGGCCACTGCCCTGGTTCCGGTTCAAATACGCCGAAGAGGAGGACCTTAAGACCCTATCAGAGGTATATGTCAATCTGGATAAGATCGGTTATCCCCTGACCCAGGAACATGTGGCGGAGCGGTTTGGCATCCCCCTGCCGGAACCAGGGCAGAAATTAATCCAAAGCCAGGCACCACCTAACACTGATTAA